One window of Nicotiana tomentosiformis chromosome 11, ASM39032v3, whole genome shotgun sequence genomic DNA carries:
- the LOC138902122 gene encoding uncharacterized protein, giving the protein MLGHYTGLEAIDSRVKTYLMDIGYDKWSRAHSKANRTMTMTLNIAESVNAANKHARDLPVVNLLDFMTTLIQKWNYTNQKDAVESFIKIGVNIDYLLKTYEIPVNPLSDETTWQIPEHVSSEVVLPPKGKIKPGRPKKNKGIGGWKGNAVTCALCVKKGHHRRTCRNIPKRD; this is encoded by the exons atgttgggtcattacacagGGTTAGAAGCTATTGATAGTAGAGTGAAAACATACCTGATGGATATTGGATATGACAAATGGTCCCGGGCGCATTCCAAGGCAAATAGAACCATGACCATGACATTGAATATTGCAGAATCAGTAAATGCAGCAAACAAGCACGCAAGAGACCTCCCAGTTGTGAATTTGCTTGACTTTATGACAACATTGATTCAGAAATGGAATTACACCAATCAGAAGGATGCCGTGGAATCATTTATAAAGATCGGTGTAAA CATAGACTACTTGCTGAAAACATATGAGATACCAGTAAACCCTTTGTCTGATGAAACAACGTGGCAAATTCCAGAACATGTCTCTTCGGAGGTGGTACTGCcaccaaaaggaaaaatcaaaccAGGAAGACCTAAAAAGAACAAAGGCATAGGAGGTTGGAAAGGAAATGCAGTTACATGTGCACTATGCGTGAAAAAAGGACACCATCGGAGAACGTGCCGAAATATTCCAAAGAGAGATTGA